GTTTGCTTAATTCATTTTGTATTTGTCACACGCTTTATGGTTTTATGTATTCTGGTGTAACTTCCTTTTATAATTGTTAATGCGAATACTTCCTGCGATAGTTGGAatctaattgtgtttttttttttcatatttgcacAAGTTTTAGTCACTAGTAAATTGATTCCATCTTTTTAAGTAAATATTTGATAGACTATGCAAATATCGTACTTCTCTGTATATTGTTATTCTGTAGTATGTTTAGAAATTTGATTTGGCCATAATTGTTCTATGGTTTCGTAATGGATTGTAGTTGTTATCTCAACTACCTTCacaatatttatttagtttggctaatctttctatatttttttgtgttctttgaaATTTGTATATAATGGAGTCATTCTGTATCTTGAAATATAAAAGGAATTGAGGGCGGAAAGAGCAAGACACAGAGAGAGAcactctgtgtgtgtgttttgtttatTACATAGTGTCATTAATGTCCCTTATCATATATGTTCAATTGGTTAGAATCTGAACAGCTTTTTCTTTGGACACTGTGTTTTAACTTCTTTTATGAAAGATAATTTCATGTATCATAATGTCTTATATTTcatgttataacttataactaTGAGATTTACTCATAAGCAATTTGGTTATACTCCTGCCTAATCAGCGATCATTTCTTGATATCAAGTACCTAATAATGCTTGGTCAATGTCATTGCTAGTTTGCATCATTTACACTTCTAGTATTCTTTAGTAACAAATCAAGGTAGTTTTAGTTGGGTGAGACGTATATCAAATTCCTGCCATGGTATTTATAtctgaaaaagaaataagaaatcaCCTAAAAGAGGGGCGCATCTGGTTTACTGATGAGAGCCTTTAGTGGTTAATGTTTTGGTTTTAAAGAACTTCTTTTGCATCAAATACTTGAAATGGATgagattttaaaatatttgtcaAATGTTTATATTATGTTATGAACAAATTGTGGATATGCAATGATATTTATGAAAATGATTTGAGAAGTGAGTGTTCctcccttttttcctttttctttttagtttctgAAAagcatgttctttatattcatTCTAGTTAGATTTTATCTTTTAGTTGGACCGCTCCtaagttgttttttttctttttggtttctgGTCTTTGGGTTATAAAAGCTTACACCTTCATTTTGGCTGTTACTGAGTTGTTCCATTGTTTTCCTTGAAACAATGAAACCCAATCAGGCTCCTCATGCATTTTTAGAGCAATTTGGGTGGAAATGGCAGCAACTGGAGCTTCATTTGTCAAAGTAAAGAGGCATATACTCGGGTTTACAACTGTCTTGAAGTCTGTAGcttgtgaattttatttttctgctaCTTGTTGATGCTGTATTATCAAATTCGCTGACAAAATTTGCTAGTTATTGTAAATTGCAACGCCTTGTATTTTTTGTTCCAGGCTAGATCATCTCTTAGGCCATGAGAAATTTGGTTAGTAATTTTAGTTTCAATTGGGTCAGATTtattttgctctctctctctctctcatttgtaGTGATAGTGTAAAACCTGAGAATGTGATAATGTCTAAAATCCACCggagatctctctctctctctctctctctctctctctcatttgtaGTGATAGTGTAAAACCTGAGAATCTGATAATGTCTAAAATCCACCGGAGAAACTGATAATaaactctaaattttattaatttgataacTAAATGGCTTAGAGCCTAGAACAtgtttaatttgtaaaataaaaccCTAGGGCAGCTAGGAAAACACCCACCGAATCATAATTTGCGCTAATCTCACAAGATGAGGTGGTAAATTTTACCAAGAACAACAAAATTGAgataattgtaaaattaaaaattattgtctCCAAAAGACGTCCCAAAATAAACGAGATCTTATTcggaattttaaattgaaagttataatggaaataaatattacaaaaaatggcaaaaatgaaaattttaggaaCTTTGCCCAAAAAGTGCTTCAAATGTGGCCTAAggcagcattttttttttttatcccagTATCATTTCCATACATGTCACTAATTTTTACGCAATTTTATCTTTATCGTTGACGATTTTTACTAGTACTTTTTATTAAATCGTTATCACCCTGTGTGTTTCACGGTTAGATGGTCTTACTTGAGAATTCCTAGAAGTACGTACTTTTGTGATACTCGAAACCATAAAATCAAGGGatcaaaagaaatagaaaagaaacaccCTTCTCCCCCCGTAGGGTTGAGAATCAGAGAGATAATAGTATAAagtaaagaaatggaaaaaataaaatgccaaaaattgaagaaaagaaaaataatataaaactaGGATACCTGCTCACAAACCCAAGACCCcactataattttctttttctctttccttcttttaaatttgtttcGAAGTTTAGAGAGGAAAGGAAATATTAAATTGAAATGGAATAGATTGGAATAAAAAGGCTTAAGATAATCTCCATATTCaaactttaagaaaataataatgaataaaaaataaggaaaaaaaataactttgtcTCAATTAATCAAGTGAATGAGGTGTTCTTCCATTTGTtcctttgttgtttttgtttcaaataaaagaaggatTCCTTACTTCCACTCCTCTCAAGCATAAATTTATCTTATCTAATATTGATGaacatgaataaaaaataagaaaaaaagaataactttGTCTCAATTGATCAAGTGAAGGAGGTGTTcaattccattttctttttcttttcttttttcaaacaaaagaaggaTTCCTTACTTTCACCCCTCTCAAGCATAAATTTATCTCAACTTATATTGGTATTCATCATTgtataggaaaattttaatatatttgctTTACTATTTATTGAGTCATATTATTTGTAAATTTGTAGACATAATAGTGTAAtcataattaaatgaatttgtaaagcaCGTTGTTGATCCTTATAAAGTCACAGCTATCAACTCTTTGCATAGTGTTTGGATGAAAGGAATATAGAAATAAAtgatttattgtttatttattttgaaagtcATAAACTTAAAATAGCAaaaggaatggaatggttaAATTTGTTCCACTTCCACCCacaaatttttatggaaaatactAAAGgcacaacaaatttcattataaaaGTTTTACATATTAACATAACAATGGATATCCTAGATAACACATTAACAACATAATTAAGacatatattacaaaaatgatacatcaatttatcatgtaattttgttcagattaaaataattttttttttcttggatatGCATTTGAAGtatatgtagtaaaatttgcaTTGCGCCTTTAATCAGTAATTTTGTATTGCGTGTGGGCAAAATGGTACATTcttattaattaaatcaaaattagatGTTTACGCCCATTCAACTAATGCAAAAAtcattctcacaaaaaaaaaaaaaaaaaaaaaaaaaaaaaaaaaaaacactaaagcacaaataaaaaataaagaacaaagatGACATTAaattccttctctctctctctctctctctctctctctctctctcctttacATCTAAcatccaaagaaagaaagagatcaCCAAATTTACACGTAAagtttttcattcctttccactTCTTTACACTAtctaaattatatttgaaattaaaagaaaaggaatcaATGGTGCTATAAATATTGATCTACCCAACATAAATTATTCATGCAACCAAACGGATCAAtggttatatattttaagagaGCCAACAATTGATAGCTTGACCAACGAAGCTTTGAAGCCAAATCCAAGTTCTTGATCAATTCCTACGTAAGTATTGCTTGctgttattattttaaataaaacaatagcTTGTTCTATATTGTAGAAGTGAAATACAATAAGGTTTCATTGCtattatgaaattaaaatttatgatgagTTAGTGGGCATTTTTCTTAGCTTATTcaccaatttttttccctaaattgAGAGATCCAAGCCCAGTTTCATTTGAAGATGGTCATCCTTTTTAAGTGCAGGTAGCATTTTGTTGAAGTGTACAAAAAGTTGTACTTGTTCGAAGAGTTCATTTTCTAGGTGAGTATCCAAGATAATCTATTAATACTTATTTATTCACATACATATAGAACACCACCTAATCAATTAGAAGCAAAACACACACAACTATCAAGTGCAATAGACAAAAGCAAAGCATCCACCACTTTCAACCATATGATGAGGGGACTTGTACCTGCagttaggggtgtgcatgggtcgggttgggtcgggttgaggggattttttgacccaacccaccatggtgggtcaaaaaaaattcaacccaacccaacccatcacataagtccaacccaacccacatgggtcgggttgggtcgggttgaacccatggatttgacaaatttttattattattattattaaattgagtaaaaaaaaatataaatattaatatattaaaaaaacttaaagattagtatcaatgtaactagggatggcaacgggtcgggttcgggccgggttttttcatatccggacccgacccgcgggTCTGTTTCAGAAATCCGAATccgacccgtttattaaacgggtttttttctttacccCAAACCCGCCCCGTCGGGCCTCCACGGGCCCCGCGGGCCCCGTCCCTCATGCCCAGCCAAGCCCAAAATCAGAAACACAAACTTCGATCTATGATTTTTcggcccaaaatcacaaacacaaacacaaatccaaacaccatcacaaacataaacacagaAATCCTAAACACAAATTTTGGATCTataattttccctttcaaaatcacaatcacaaacacaaactcacatTGAGAATTTGACACGAACTGAAGTTCTGAAtccagaaaaaaagaaaagaaaaaaaaaagaaaaaagatggaGATCGAGGTGGAGCGAGGCCGTGAGGCCATGGGCGAGGAAGATGAGAGGGGAAGAGGGCTGTGCGATAGTGAGATCGGCGACAATGAGGCCGAACggagttgagacttgagagagtaGAGAGCTGTAGGCTTGTGACAGTGTGGCGACAGTGTGAGATCGGCGACGGACTGCCTGTGCAGCTGTGCTTGACCGCTTGTGGGCTTGTGGCCGTGTGAGACAGTGAGTGAGAGAGCTGAGACAGAGTGATTGAGTGAAAGAGATTGTGAGCTGGACCTGAGGCGTGAGGCTGAGGGCGTGATATGCAAATTAGATCAGACCATGAGAGGCGGCTGGGTTAGGGAAAATGAGAGATAGGGTTTATTacagctatatatatatataaggggggtgtttttgtaattttaagatAACCGGGTCATAAACGGGTTGGgtttcgggtcgggtttcggattttttaatgaaaacccgaacccgacccggacccgcttcgggttttttttaaaaaacccatacccgaccctattctttatcggaccgggtaaaatccggcccattagggtcggacCGGACCGGGTATCCATGGATCGGAtttaaattgccatccctaaatGTAACTCCATAAAGactcaacactaatgactaaacaataatagtaatttattaggatttgtgtgaactaattggcttttatataggataggaagaattggttatttaaaaaaatttattaattatataatatattttttatatatattaaattagtattagtaggaggaattgagaaaatgttactCTACAgctggtttttaaaaaaaaattattaaatatataatatatatttaaatatatatatatatatatataagtgccctacaattgatttttcttttaaaaatttattaaatataaaatatattttaaatatatattaaatatggtgggtcgggttgggtttggtgggtttgtaattttatgacccaaacccaacccgacccgctataaattttttttttataacccaacccaacccaccaagcctaaaaaaccgacccaacccggtgggtcgggttgggttgggtcgggtttggcgggtcggtgggttttctgcacacccccaCCTACAGTTTCTACAGTTTACCTTGCAAACGGTTTGTTTATCATTACCCCCTCTATAAACTTGACTTTGGTATCAAATGTGTCTCGCTACCACTCATCTTTTTGAAGTTCAAATTCATGAGCTGGTTAATCCTCTTTAATAGGTTAGTATTATTTATCaacaacatattaaaaaaatattcttaagtaatttttttatttttttgtttaaaaattaatacattagtttgtaagattttaataataaatataatatactcCAAGAATCattgattttcattttgtatCGCCGGCCTTTAGGCAAAACATTACTTGTTAATTGAgttaaaattagatttttacCCCCATTCAGTTCAAGGTGCCGATAAATAGTACATAGAGCATCCTTATCGAgacttctaaaaaatttagcatttaccCTCTCAAAACCTATAtttataacatataacacaCCACTTTACAAAACAGCTTATATCAtgacttctattttttttacaattttatttaaatattatttctttattatttttcaataattttttatttttcctctctcctctgtctctctcttctgtctctctctttctcacagcACAGCCGGCGCCACACTACCACATCcactcaccaccaccaccactggtATAACAAAACCCAACAGCCACCACACCCAAAAGCCAATAGCCACCTCACCCAGCagcccacaaccaccacaaacccatcacccacaaacccaccacaCAAACCCAACCACAAACCACCACAGCACAGCCATAGCCACCATCACCGACGGCACCCACAACCTTTGCAAATCGGGATTCCCACcacccaaaaccaaatcaaaaactCAACAAACTAACATCAAAACCACCAATCAAACCCAGTACCACCATAAATCACAAACCCATGTTAGAAATCACAGACCCAAAATTAGAAAGagcatatttttgaaatttctcacccaaaatcaaatcacaaaacCCACCCAAACCCAGCCACACCAGTCGAAACCCAGCCATGCTCACCGAACCACCGCAACCTAGCCACCCCGATCAACAGCAGAGACCCACAAACCACAAACTCGACCTCATATTCTTCACGGTTTCGCCGAACCACTACCACCATGGTTTTCAGTTGTGGATGCCGGTGaatgaagaaaagagaaagagatatgGTTGGAGAGCAAGAACGACCGACGGAAGAAAGccaagaaaaggagaaagaaaaaatataagaagaaaagtaaGCGGGTCCCacggaataaaaaaataatataacttttacACTTGGTGAACAGTGCGGTCTCAAATTTGAGACTGCACTGTTCATCCATGCAAAAAATTATGGCatttagagcattcccatcagctattctataaaaaatgtcattttaacacatcaaaaatctactttactattttaccacatcattttacaacatctaatttatcagatgttctattcTTCAAtctcatatattaaaataatatatacatcacattaaaatatcattaaaaaaaaacttcaaacgGTAATATACTGCATAGCCCCCCACCACCATTGCCCATAGTAGCCGGCCACCACCCACCGCCATAACCCACCAATATCAACCCATTAAAACCCACGAAACtcaacccacatccaccaaaaaaaaaaaaaaaaacccaagtgATTTGATCTGAGAGTGTGAGATGGGCGGCGCTGCATGGTGGACGCCGATCTGCCCATCCGAACCCACCCACCGCCGATCTGTCCATTCGAACCCACCCATGCCCAACCCAACCatcaaaccacaaaaaaaaaaaaaaaaaaccacagctAGAGAGAGATCGGCATGGAATTGATGCGTCGGCGTTGGCGTCGGTGTCGGCGTCGATGTCGGCGACGGCATGGAAGGGAACTGATGGTGAGGAAGAAAATATGAGGGGATGAGAATGAGAGAACCGATCGgtgtttgagaaaaaaatgaggaagaaaCTGACTgaggaatgagagagaaaaaaataaaatattcattaaaattataacaCATCTGTCCGTACGCTCTCAAATATGAGAGCGTACTGTTCATGTGTGccaaattttttaagatttagaaCACCTCATGAGAgatattttttggtgtttggtgtgccaaatgccaaatatttggcatttggcacacctgatgagaGTGCTCTGATGGGAGTGATTTTTAAGAGTTTGgggtgtcaaatgccaaatatttggcatttgacacccTTGATAAGGATGCTCTAAATGATATTAAGttctaaagaaagaaaattatctgattcctttatttcttatttcatatacattaatcattcatttcttcccactcttttaagCTCTCTAAATCCTATTTTAGAAATCCAAATAAAAGGTTTGACAGAAATGGAGGTTTAAATATATATCTTCCCAACCTAAATTTATGCAACAAAACGGACCGTACCTTATATACTTAAGAGAGGTAACGTGGTACTTGACCAACGAAGTTTTGAAGCCAAGCACAAGTTCTTGTTCCTACGTGAGAATTGcttgttcttatatatatatatatatatatatatatatatatatatatatatatataatgtagcTTATGTTGTATTAATAATGCAGTATTATAGAAGTGAAATGCAATAAgattttgttgctatttttctattctatttGAAGATGATCATCATCCCTTCTAAGTGTAGGGACTAGGAGTGACAAAAGGCTGCGTTCTGTTGAATAGCACGGAAATTGAGTTTTGctatttataatacaaatgaaTATGGAAGGTAAGTATATTTAAGATAATCcttcattaatatttttcaaatatatagaACTCCCTATTCAGTTAAAAGCAAATTACACTCACGAGTATCAAGTCTAATAATACACAAAAGCAAAGCATCCACCactttcaatttctttaaacAAATTAGTTGTGTGTCTGATTGACAGGGGAACTTAAACACATCAGCCATGAGCATCCTTTGGTCTCCTTCAATGCTGATGATTCAAATGTTTTAGAAGATGTAAGATCTAAATTATGTAGCGGGTGCGGTAAAGGCCTACATGGTTCATGCTACGGTTGCGTAATTTGTTATCCCTCTTTTTCGTTTTTCCTTCACAAGTCATGTTTCGAAGTAGCCCACTCCCACGAGGTGCAACACCCCATACTCGACAAGCACCCTCTGATCATTTGCAAAACACCACCGTATGATAAGGAGACTTGCACATGCAATATTTGCGGTGAACCTTGCATGAGTTTTATTGTTTACCACTGTCCCCTTTGCAAAATTTACGTTCATTTCAAGTGTCTTTCGTTACCGCTCTCCATTGAAAGTAAAATTCACAACCACCCATTAACCTTATTCAGGAAGTTCATCACGTTCATTTGTGATTTTTGTGGTAAAGAAGGTAAAACATTGACCTACCTATGCAATGTTAGCTTTTGTGGATTTTGGGCCCACCATAATTGTGCTTCCTTACCACGCATGGTCAAACGTATGCGCCATAAGCACCCTCTCATCCTCACTAACTCTATTAAGGATGATCATTCTGAGCACCGAGTTTGCCAACTTTGCGTGAAACATATAGACACAAACCATGGGGTTTATTATTGCTCAAGTTGTGATTATGTTGCGCACCTTGATTGCGCTACAGACAAGAATGGCATGGATGAAAATTTTATGCGGAAATCTAAAGGCAAGGAACCTGCTGAGTTAACAAATATGCTGAAATTTGAAGATTTGGAGCTTGATGAATTCGCCAATGAATCATCTTATAGTGTCCAAAAAACCAAGGTGGGTGAGGGTGAAATTAAAATACCCATAGAAATCAAACATTTTTGTCATGAGCATGACTTAAAACTTATTGATGAGCTTGAGAACTACAAAATATGTGACGGGTGTGTACGACCTATCTTCCCTCCATTTTATAGTTGTACTGAGTGTAACTTCTTTCTTCACAAATGTTGTGTAGAATTACCTCGTAAAAAGCGACACCCATTTCACCAACACCCCTTTAAGCTTGAGAGACCTTTCCTTGCTCCTTGTCATGCTTGTAACTATTTAAGTAATGGCTTTATCTACAACTGCAAGGAATGTGATTTTGGCCTTGATGTCTCATGTAGTTTGATCTCAGAATTAGACACATTAACTCACGTTGGTCATGAGCACCCCCTAATCTTCTCTAGCGCAACTAATGATAAGGAGTGTAGTGCTTGCAATTCCAAAGGAAGAATCTTTTGTTGTACTAAATGTGAATTCACTTTGGATTTTGGATGTGCTACATTACCGCATACCGTAAAGTACAAACAACATGAGCACCTATTTACCCTTAGTTATATTGTTGAAGATGACTCAGGTGAATATTATTGCGATATTTGTGAGGAAGAACGAGACTACCCAAAGCATTGGTTCTATTATTGTGAAGAATGTAATTATCCTGCTCATCCCAAATGTATTTTTGAAGAATCCTTATATTATAGATTGGGAGACTACAGAAATATTAAGTTCGGGAGCACTTACATATCCACCGTCCACCAACATCCCCTTACTCTTGTTCAGGAGACTAAGGATGGCTTTCATCGTTGTGACAGGTGTGGTGATCGTTGCCATGATATAGCCTATGCATGTGCCACGTGTAATATCAGTTTTGACCTGAATTGCATGTGGGTAATGTTAGAATGACGTAACTGGCATCCAGCTCCTATCAAGAACGGACACAGCCTTAAGAGTTGTGTTAATAAGACACTAcctaagtatatatgtatttaaCTTCTTTTCTTTGCATCCATATGGAATATTGTTCTTATTATCAACAAAGAAGTATCTTTTTcaagtaattattaattatccgtttctttcttatttcatttttttttttttttggttataacgGAATTTGAAATAGTGATGAAATGAATGATGAATGTGTATTAATGCCTTGCTGcattaaagagagaaaacaataaattgaaaatatttacaattaaagcttaaattaattaatacacACCAAAAGCTTCCTGTCAGAGTCAGACAACATATTTTATTGTAGCTAACCAACTACAGTAGTTCTAGCCGAAAAGGCAATGCTGGCCCGTTGGGTACCAAAAcctcttcttctccatttttttttttttttttttttattgttttatagaTATAGTGCCAATATTTATGATTTGGTAGAGCTATCAAATACAACAATGCTGCCGCTAGCATCTCTTGGAGCATCAGCATTCAAAAATAC
This genomic stretch from Quercus lobata isolate SW786 chromosome 3, ValleyOak3.0 Primary Assembly, whole genome shotgun sequence harbors:
- the LOC115980231 gene encoding uncharacterized protein LOC115980231, producing the protein MEGELKHISHEHPLVSFNADDSNVLEDSCFEVAHSHEVQHPILDKHPLIICKTPPYDKETCTCNICGEPCMSFIVYHCPLCKIYVHFKCLSLPLSIESKIHNHPLTLFRKFITFICDFCGKEGKTLTYLCNVSFCGFWAHHNCASLPRMVKRMRHKHPLILTNSIKDDHSEHRVCQLCVKHIDTNHGVYYCSSCDYVAHLDCATDKNGMDENFMRKSKGKEPAELTNMLKFEDLELDEFANESSYSVQKTKVGEGEIKIPIEIKHFCHEHDLKLIDELENYKICDGCVRPIFPPFYSCTECNFFLHKCCVELPRKKRHPFHQHPFKLERPFLAPCHACNYLSNGFIYNCKECDFGLDVSCSLISELDTLTHVGHEHPLIFSSATNDKECSACNSKGRIFCCTKCEFTLDFGCATLPHTVKYKQHEHLFTLSYIVEDDSGEYYCDICEEERDYPKHWFYYCEECNYPAHPKCIFEESLYYRLGDYRNIKFGSTYISTVHQHPLTLVQETKDGFHRCDRCGDRCHDIAYACATCNISFDLNCMWVMLE